A stretch of Strix aluco isolate bStrAlu1 chromosome 16, bStrAlu1.hap1, whole genome shotgun sequence DNA encodes these proteins:
- the LIN7C gene encoding protein lin-7 homolog C isoform X1: MAALGEPVRLERDICRAIELLEKLQRSGEVPPQKLQALQRVLQSEFCNAVREVYEHVYETVDISSSPEVRANATAKATVAAFAASEGHSHPRVVELPKTEEGLGFNIMGGKEQNSPIYISRIIPGGIADRHGGLKRGDQLLSVNGVSVEGEHHEKAVELLKAAQGKVKLVVRYTPKVLEEMESRFEKMRSAKRRQQN; this comes from the exons ATGGCGGCGCTGGGAGAGCCGGTGCGGCTGGAGCGAG ACATCTGCAGAGCAATTGAGTTGCTGGAAAAATTACAGAGAAGTGGAGAAGTGCCACCACAAAAGCTACAGGCATTGCAAAGGGTCCTTCAAAGTGAATTCTGTAATGCTGTAAGGGAG GTGTATGAACATGTATATGAAACTGTGGATATCAGCAGTAGCCCAGAAGTTAGAGCTAATGCAACAGCAAAG GCCACTGTAGCTGCATTTGCTGCTAGTGAAGGTCATTCCCATCCCAGAGTGGTTGAACTACCTAAAACCGAAGAAGGTCTTGGATTCAACATTATGGGAGGCAAAGAACAAAATTCTCCAATCTATATCTCTCGAATTATCCCTGGCGGTATAGCTGACAGACATGGAGGCCTGAAACGTGGAGACCAGCTGCTTTCTGTAAACGGAGTG AGTGTCGAAGGTGAACACCATGAAAAAGCAGTAGAACTGCTGAAGGCAGCTCAAGGAAAGGTTAAATTAGTTGTGCGATATACACCAAAGGTCCTGGAAGAAATGGAGTCGAGATTTGAAAAAATGAGATCGGCAAAACGCAGGCAGCAAAATTAA
- the LIN7C gene encoding protein lin-7 homolog C isoform X2 — MKEDICRAIELLEKLQRSGEVPPQKLQALQRVLQSEFCNAVREVYEHVYETVDISSSPEVRANATAKATVAAFAASEGHSHPRVVELPKTEEGLGFNIMGGKEQNSPIYISRIIPGGIADRHGGLKRGDQLLSVNGVSVEGEHHEKAVELLKAAQGKVKLVVRYTPKVLEEMESRFEKMRSAKRRQQN; from the exons atgaaagaag ACATCTGCAGAGCAATTGAGTTGCTGGAAAAATTACAGAGAAGTGGAGAAGTGCCACCACAAAAGCTACAGGCATTGCAAAGGGTCCTTCAAAGTGAATTCTGTAATGCTGTAAGGGAG GTGTATGAACATGTATATGAAACTGTGGATATCAGCAGTAGCCCAGAAGTTAGAGCTAATGCAACAGCAAAG GCCACTGTAGCTGCATTTGCTGCTAGTGAAGGTCATTCCCATCCCAGAGTGGTTGAACTACCTAAAACCGAAGAAGGTCTTGGATTCAACATTATGGGAGGCAAAGAACAAAATTCTCCAATCTATATCTCTCGAATTATCCCTGGCGGTATAGCTGACAGACATGGAGGCCTGAAACGTGGAGACCAGCTGCTTTCTGTAAACGGAGTG AGTGTCGAAGGTGAACACCATGAAAAAGCAGTAGAACTGCTGAAGGCAGCTCAAGGAAAGGTTAAATTAGTTGTGCGATATACACCAAAGGTCCTGGAAGAAATGGAGTCGAGATTTGAAAAAATGAGATCGGCAAAACGCAGGCAGCAAAATTAA